The Lolium rigidum isolate FL_2022 chromosome 2, APGP_CSIRO_Lrig_0.1, whole genome shotgun sequence genomic interval cccctcccatgggcgccacacatgctgccacgtcggatcggcgcaccagctcagcgtcgagggcgccacgtcggctgagagagtggcgccgcaggcacgggcgccacactgccatgtgCGGCGCCCCAtgggagggcgccacacaaaagggttagatgggtgaaataggttgcccggagggtcagtctgtgctatagttgtaacaaagggttatttttgtgtaaatcgccccccGATCCAAGCTGCCATGGCCGCCGTGCTCCCGCTCTGCCTTCTTCTCGTGCTTCTCCTCGCCATCCCGCTCCTCTTCCTGAAGACCAGGCGCCCGCCGCCTGCCGTGCGGCTCCCGCCGGGGCCGTGGGCGCTGCCGGTCATCGGCCACCTGCACCATCTGGCGGGCGCGCTCCCGCACCGCGCGCTGCGCGACCTGGCGCGGCGCCACGGCCCGCTCATGATGCTCCGCCTCGGCGAGCTCGACGCCGTGGTGGCGTCGTCCCCGGACGCGGCGCGCGAGATCATGAAGACCCACGGCGCCTCCTTCGCGTCCAGGCCGATGACCTGCATCCAGCAGATGGcgtacggcgacgacgagggcctcATCTTCGCGCCCTAcggcgaggcgtggcggcagctccGCAAGATATGCACCGTCGAGCTCCTCAGCTCCCGCCGGGTCCAGTCCTTCAGCTCCGTCCGCGAGGAGGagctcggccgcctcctccgctccgtcgcgGCCTCCGCTAGTTCGCCGGTGAACCTGACCGAGGGCATATCGGCCTACGTCGCGGACGCCACCGTGCGCGCCATCGTCGGCAGCCAGTTCAAGCAGCGGGACGCGTACCTGAAGATGCTGCACGACGGGCTCGAGATCGTGCCCGGGATGACCCTTCCCGACATCTTCCCCTCCTCGCGCCTCGTGCGGTTCTTCAGTAGCGTCCCCGGCCGGATGTTGCGCCATAGCCAGGGGATGAAACAATTCATGGACGCCATAATCCAGGAGCACCAGGAGAGCAGAATgtcgggtggcggcgacggcggcgacagaGAAGAAAAAGACTTGCTCGATGTCCTCCTGAGGCTCCAAAAGGAAGCTAACTCTGAATATCCGCTCACCACGGACAATATCAAAACCGTCATGCTGGTAACACGCCACAGCATTTGCTAGCATCTTACCCATGAATTGCGAAATTTTCCCTGACTGGTTAGCTCCTCTGTTTCTTGGTTTCGTCATTAGGACATGTTTGGCGCCGGGAGcgagacggcggcgacgacgctgCAGTGGGCGATGGCGGAGCTGATACGGAACCCGAGGGTGATGCGGAAGGCGCAGGACGAGGTCCGGCAACACTTCGCCGGCCAGGGCAAGGTGACCGAGGCCGGCCTGGCGCACCTGCACTACCTGCGGGTCGTCGTGAAGGAGACGCTCAGGATGCGCCCCCCGGCGCCGCTGCTTCTGCCGCGCGTGTGCGGCAGCCCGTGCCAGGTGCTCGGGTTCGACGTGCCGGAGGGCGCCATGGTGATGGTGAACGCGTGGGCGATCGGCATGGACCCGGCGCACTGGGACGCGCCGGAGGAGTTCGCGCCAGAGCGGTTCGAGAGGAACGGGAGGGACTTCAAGGGGGCGGACTTCGAGTTCCTGCCGTTCGGCGCCGGACGGCGGATCTGCCCCGGCATGGCGTTCGGGCTGGCGCACGTGGAGATCGCGCTCGCGGCGCTGCTGTTCCACTTCGACTGGGAGCTGCCGGGCGGGATGGCGGCCGGGGACCTGGACATGACGGAGCAGTTTGGTGTCACGACAAGTCTCCGGTCTgatctcgtcgtcgtcgccgtccctcGTGTCCCTGTGCCAACGGAGTAGCATATGTTTGCGGGGTTGTGGTGCTGTTCATCCTAGTCTTTGTTGACCCATATAAATATCACGAGTTCATTTGAGTGCACAACTAGTTGGGCCGTCGGCACACACAATGCGCGCCACCGCACGGTCGCGCTTTCGTTTCAAGCCGGAAAGGGGTTTGGTTGCTCGCATCAAAATTTTCTTGTCTCTGCTGTTGGCTCGGTGGATACGGTATGAGGTGAAACGAAGGATGAATTTGTTTGTGCACTTCATTTGAATGCCAATAATATTTCGTCGTGCAATTTCGGCTATGTTGACTGACACGAGAATAAGTGGATGTTTAGTAATGTGCTAAGCAGGGACGTTGTTACCTCCCTCTTCATAAGGGTGTTTTTGCCCTTACCTAGCCGTTATGAAGCCATTAGCAAGCACATGAGAATAATACATATGATTAGCTAAATGCACAACCTCTAATCACCATAAATAGGGTTTAGAAAGACGCCCTGAGAAGAAGCAATGAAGTTTCAGGGAGCTATAATTCCGTGGAACCCCTTGATCAAAAGCAAGGAAGTTCGAGGGCAACATAAACCCTCGAATCCCTTGATCAAACACCAGTCATTGTCCTATATCCATAAGTTCTGAAGCACCACTACAACTAGAGATAGACAGAATAAACATACATACATAAAAGGGCCGCCGCCTAGCCGTGATTGGGCAGGTGTAGAGCCTGGTGGTGGAGCAGTCCACCTTGTAGATGGTCATCTTCAAGGCGAAGGCCTGCAGCTTGAACTCCACGACATCGCCGTAGTGGAGGTCGTACTTGCAGACCACCTGTGCTCAGTTTCGGCCGAAGACGACATGCCCACCATGGTAGGTGACCTACACCCACTCATCGCAAAACTAGCGGGTAGACAAGGGCACATTGCAAGGCAGTGGGATCTTGATCCACTCGAAGAGCATGTCCTAGAACCATGGCGGGACGACGAGCATGTGGAGGTCGTCTGTGTTGAGCTGGACGTAGAACCTCCGCGACATGAGGGCCCTGGCGATGTGCCCTGGCCTAGGCTAGCAGCCGACGGTGGGAGGTGGCGTGAGCACAGCCTCCACCCTCCCTGGCACCACTGGCTTCATAGCGCTTGTCCACCGGTTGAGGACGATGTTGTCCTGGTAGCCTGGTGGAGGGAACCACCCTCTTCCGACCGTGTCGCACTCCAGCTTCACGacctagtgttatcaccagaatttgaccgagtcagaggtgggccgcgatcaagatagatttgaagaatatgcatggaagaaatacgtgaatcggccttttataccaagttgggcttaattgcccgtgtatctgtaacatattagatcgcatcttagtttagaagttagaatcttactcgtgcacggtttggtgcacgcccacattagaaagtcccctggactataaatatgtacatagggtttatgaaataaacaacaaccaacgttcaaccacaaacaaatctcggcgcatcgccaaccccttcgtctcgagggtttctaacggtaagcatcatgctgcctagatcgcatcttgcgatctaggcagcacaagcctgcccacgttgttcatgcgttgctcgtactgaagcctttttgatggcgagcaacgtagttattgatacgtctccaacgtatcgataatttcttgtgttccatgccacattattgatgttatctacatgttatatgcacactttatgtcatattcgtgcattttctggaactaacctattaacaagatgccgaagtgccggttctgttttctgctgtttttggtttcagaaatcctagtaacgaaatattctcggaatcggacgaaatcaacgcccgggttcctattttacccggaagcatccggaacacacgagaaccgccgagagaagggggcagggccaccacaccacaccccggcgcggccaaggggggcgccccctagggtgtgggcccccgaagccctctgcgccgcctctccgcctatataaagcccccgacctaaaaacctcggggcgttcgacgaaaaccacgaaaccttccagagccaccgccatcgcgaagccaagatccgggggacaggagtctcgttccggcaccctgccggagcggggaagtgccccggaaggcttctccatcgacaccgctgccatctccaccgccatcttcatcaccgctgctgctcccatgaggagggagtagttctccatcgaggctcggggctgtaccggtagctatgtggttcatctctctcctatgtgcttcaatacaataatctcatgagctgccttacatgattgagattcatatgatgatgcttgtaatctagatgtcattatgctagtcaagtgagttttacttatgtgatctccggagactcctagtcccacgtgtgtaaaggtgacagtgtgtgcaccgtgtgggtctcttaggccatatttcacagaatacttattcactgttgaatggcatagtgaggtgcttatttatatctctttatgattgcaacatgttttgtatcacaatttatctatgtgctactctagtgatttgttattaaagtagtttattcctcctgcacgtgtgcaaaggtgacagtgtgtgcaccgtgttagtacttggtttatgctatgatcatgatctcttgtagattgcgaagttaactattgctatggtaatattgatgtgatctattcctcctacatatgcatgaaggtgacagtgtgcatgctatgctagtacttggtttagtcttttgatctatcttacactaaaggttactaaaatatgagcattattgtggagcttgttaactccggcattgagggttcgtgtaatcctacgcaatgtgttcatcatccaacaaaagtgtagagtatgcatttatctattctgttatgtgatcaatgttgagagtgtccactagtgaaagtgtaatccctaggccttgttcctaaatatcgctatcgctgtttgtttactgttttatctgcaagttactactctgctgcgttactcactgcttgtttactgtcctgggcaaagcacttttccggtgccgttgctactacttattcataccacctgtatttcactatctcttcgccgaactagtgcacctattaggtgtgttggggacacaagagacttcttgctttgtggttgcggggttgcatgagagggatatctttgacctcttcctccccgagatcgataaaccttgggtaatccacttaagggaaacttgctgctgttctacaaacctcgctcttggaggcccaacactgtctacaagaatagaagctcccgtagacatcaagcacttttctggcgccgttgccggggaggaaaggtaaaaggctctcatactacggcctcaggtaaagtatttttctggcgccgtcgtgtgtgtgctcgaagctatttcctttagatcctgcaattgcatctttttgtttcttgtttacactagtttggcataatgtacaagagtgagcttcttattctatttcctgatttaaaacatggattgttcgatgcgaaaattaaaaaacctatggaaccttatttgcatgctggtagtaatattagtatgaacgctttgaacaccattgttaataataatatagaaagttctaagcttggggaagctggttttcatgatatttttagtcccccaagcattgaggagaaaattttctttgatgatactttgcctcctatttgtgatgataataatagtggtcttttggtacaacctactatggagagtaaattttgtNNNNNNNNNNNNNNNNNNNNNNNNNNNNNNNNNNNNNNNNNNNNNNNNNNNNNNNNNNNNNNNNNNNNNNNNNNNNNNNNNNNNNNNNNNNNNNNNNNNNGAAGAGCCGTTTAAAGAGAGAGATCACAGATAATGACACATGTTCTTAGCCATACTTAATGGAACATGGCGCAGCGTTGAAATTCCATTGCTCATTGCAATATATGAAATGGAAAACGCAGTGGCCGCACGTGGCAGCAGCACGtctgaataatttgatatttcgGCGGTACTgtcgtgctcatatagatcatgtttgctTTCCGGTACTTTCGTAATCTATTACAGTTAGTCCAGAAAGCTTTTGTTAAAATTTATTTGCATGATTGGTTCCCAGAGttcagatattttctagttaaggcagcttgaacaacaaggaagactatTTAATGCTTGCAATATACCAGCATGTAAGTCTTGCTGCGTCGTCACTTGCAAGCCTGCTCAAACAACCTCAGGGCCTAGCCCAGAGCTGAGCAGGCCATTCTTCCTCGCGCATCCAGCCCtgagccaaaactatgccatttgtgtccaccatgcctGTCTACTACGGTAGCTTCCGCCATTCAGCAAATTACTTGAGCGCGCCGCTTGTACTAATTTCGTAATATTAGCTTCATGGAAAATACCTTGCCAGGTATCAATAGCTTGGCGTATCTTTAGCTCTTGTGCTGTGCTGTTGAGCGTACCATAGCCAGATCTCATCAATATTACATACCTTTcatagttgaatatcatgtgagctgTGTTATGCATGTTCTCTTTTTCACCAGGTACGACACGATCAAATGGTTGATATATTAgctgttagagaagaatattgagtcagctaactaaagtcatgaataTGGTGGAAGCTTCGCAGGACACAATCTTCTCTATGAGAATATTCGCTGTTGAATGCTTGCGCATTAGTGAGAGTCCACACCGCTGCCCATGTTGAACCGCATGGGCCACCTGCTATCATCAGTATCCAGAATAATGCGATTTTTCTCCTGCATCTGTGGCAAAGCGCAGAGGCACTTTCTTCAGACACTTGGCTGAAACATGTTACGCGGTCGATAACTGGTATTATCCGGTTAACAGATCAAGATGGAAGACTGATATATTGAggctgcaacttataagatgtattatatagacatatgatttattattgaATGCTGATTAAATTAGTTTATGTTTTAATGAAAGTTTACACAAAATAGTGGGTCTGTTTTCATGGCGCCCACTTTGTCAAGGAGTCAACACCCACGCCTAGAGCAAACACGCATCAATCGCAGTATTGATTCTCATTACGCTTCACTATCATATTCTTTGTccatgcatgttgaagttgaaataaCCGTACAAAACTTGCTATCTTCCTGCGCCGCTTCAGGTCCTCTACTAAGAATCTACGCTTTGTGAGTTGTCTCCTGTCTTAGTTGATGTTGttcattcatgaaaattctttgttaTAGACTGCTTGTTTAGTCATTTAAATATTGCAGCCAATCACTTCATTCAGCTTTCAGCTTTGCCACAGAGCTGATCGTTAAGTATTGTCACTCGCCTGTTATCGCTATGCCTATCAGGGCTTGTGACTACCGggacagctgatacgtctcaaacgatcTATACTCTATGTtccatgttacttttatgatgatattaccatgtttttatacacacttttatgtcattattatattTTTCTCGGCACACCTATCGATTTGAGATGCCGatagctgccgccgccgctttgTTTCGTAGTCTGCCAGTTATTTGAATTGACGACCAGCGCCACGAGCCAGAAGATCTTAGGACAGCTTATGGGGATTACATTATGGGGGCCGCCCGTCTGAGTAAAGGCTCTGTAGTCTCTTCAAGCTTCTCTTCCGCCATGCTGTCAGCAGTCTCCAAAGAGCCGAAAGCCACGACATGAAAATTTTCTGTAGATGGCAAGCTGCTGTTCATATCTCGGGAGGCCGCACCCGCCGTGGTAGGAACAGTCGAGACTCATCACGATCGCCTGTGTGAGAGCcgacatagcagtagctagatgattgtgtctTCTTCAttgttatcatgttagatctttgtGCTGTTTATCATATCAAGATCATTCATTTGTAATGCCATACAGTGTTtgctgggattcgatgaatatggaatatcacCTATCATATGTTGTTTATACTTAGAGCTTCCCGTTATAGAGCCGCCGTTGATACTAACTCGAGTTTATGCTCGATAGAATTATGTTCATTAATCGAGTGACGTAGTTCTAAAGGATGCGCTGCCGTCACTGGGATAAACATCAATACTTTCGTCTGTGATATTTGCGTTGATTACGCCATTCATACTTATCGGCATTGAACAAGGTTTAACTTAATCGAGTAGTCGATGACACCGAAGGCGGATCTCAGTATGACGCACGTAGCGCTCGCTGCATTTAATGCCCCgacaaactcatagtagtcatcgagaTGCGCATTGTTGCCTTCTACTGTCATCGTCaccagtaatttgttcacctaacacaATGGATACACCACTAATGGGATCTCGGTCCGTTTTTCGGGTTCACCCACGAAATCCTGCTTTTATCGTTGAATAATACTAATCTTCTCACACTATAtctatcctttgtttatagctagTGGCGTATTGACACTCCATCAGCAGTTGGGGCAAGAGTTGCGATTAGTCATGTACCACTAGATGAACTGTAAGCCGCGACGCCATTAGCGACCGCCTTTCATCAATCCATTTCACGCGCACGGCTCGTTAAACTTGGTTATTTATTTTATCGGCTCCTTCTTCACTTCAAGATTATCAATGGATCATCATGGTCGCCGACCAGTTCGTCTGGCTGCAGTGAGGACCTTTCGCCGCCGTCAGCCGGCCATTTCTACGGAGGAGTAGGCAGATGCATGGAGTTGAAAAGCCATCGGCGGTAGCAAAGTTGGGTGCAGCCTCGATGCCGCTCAAGAGAGGACGCTACGCTGCCTTCTTTTGGGAGTATGGAATTTATACTTGTAATAGTAGGGATTTTTTCCAAAGAATGATCTTCAGTCAGAACTTATCTATATTCTTTGATTCTCCATGCTAGCCCACATCAATTGTTGATGTTTGTTTACATTATGGCACTTATGTATTTTCGATCCGTC includes:
- the LOC124686646 gene encoding premnaspirodiene oxygenase-like; translated protein: MAAVLPLCLLLVLLLAIPLLFLKTRRPPPAVRLPPGPWALPVIGHLHHLAGALPHRALRDLARRHGPLMMLRLGELDAVVASSPDAAREIMKTHGASFASRPMTCIQQMAYGDDEGLIFAPYGEAWRQLRKICTVELLSSRRVQSFSSVREEELGRLLRSVAASASSPVNLTEGISAYVADATVRAIVGSQFKQRDAYLKMLHDGLEIVPGMTLPDIFPSSRLVRFFSSVPGRMLRHSQGMKQFMDAIIQEHQESRMSGGGDGGDREEKDLLDVLLRLQKEANSEYPLTTDNIKTVMLDMFGAGSETAATTLQWAMAELIRNPRVMRKAQDEVRQHFAGQGKVTEAGLAHLHYLRVVVKETLRMRPPAPLLLPRVCGSPCQVLGFDVPEGAMVMVNAWAIGMDPAHWDAPEEFAPERFERNGRDFKGADFEFLPFGAGRRICPGMAFGLAHVEIALAALLFHFDWELPGGMAAGDLDMTEQFGVTTSLRSDLVVVAVPRVPVPTE